From the Diospyros lotus cultivar Yz01 chromosome 13, ASM1463336v1, whole genome shotgun sequence genome, one window contains:
- the LOC127789007 gene encoding VQ motif-containing protein 25, with the protein MGENREMMMKKKQAHHAGMHRDSHKISKAKPKIRIIHIFAPEIIKTDAANFRELVQRLTGKPSETAAKKPQPRKPAEIKKMALRLPAGFRERDEEDAEGRSWTTSSVDYLPGVADLPAFMQEPNDFPLFPAGWEVSPIGAMGWLGFA; encoded by the coding sequence ATGGGGGAGAATCGggagatgatgatgaagaagaaacaagcTCATCATGCTGGCATGCATAGAGATTCACATAAAATATCCAAAGCCAAGCCAAAGATCCGCATAATTCACATATTTGCACCGGAGATCATCAAGACAGACGCCGCCAACTTCCGGGAACTGGTGCAGAGACTCACCGGAAAACCCTCCGAAACCGCCGCCAAGAAGCCGCAGCCCAGAAAACCAGCAGAGATCAAGAAAATGGCGCTGCGATTGCCAGCTGGGTTTCGAGAGAGGGATGAAGAAGATGCAGAAGGAAGGAGCTGGACGACGAGCTCCGTTGACTATCTCCCCGGAGTTGCAGACTTGCCGGCCTTCATGCAAGAGCCAAACGACTTTCCATTGTTTCCAGCTGGTTGGGAGGTTTCTCCTATCGGCGCCATGGGATGGCTTGGATTTGCTTAA